From the Lolium rigidum isolate FL_2022 chromosome 2, APGP_CSIRO_Lrig_0.1, whole genome shotgun sequence genome, one window contains:
- the LOC124690303 gene encoding aspartic proteinase oryzasin-1-like, translating to VIFDTSSSNLRVPSSECYSSVCALISSITKPARSSTYTKKGKRVSIHYKTGAIAGYISQDNVQVGGLVVKNQNFIEASLEPSITFMLGKFDGIVGLGFKEMSFGGAEPVWYNMVSQGLVGSPVFSFWFNRHAGQVNGGEIVFGGVDPNHYKGRHTYVPVTKKEYWEFDMGDVLIGGNSTGLCKSGCAAIVDSGTSFLTGPTAIITEINWRIGIPRRMSKACKNVVSKFGRQILDLLLKRILPRRICDILRLCFFVGPHGVSDDNAAIQSLEDEVRTSNGFIVCKACEWIVQWVVKQVADNQTEDSILHTINEMCDHIPIPAGESFVDCGELKLMPDVAFSIGTKQFVLKPEQYIVKIGEGDDTRCMSGFSAMDAPPSGGPLWILGDIFMEAYHTVFDYGNMKIGFAETA from the exons GTCATCTTCGACACGAGCAGCTCCAACCTCCGGGTGCCCTCCTCCGAGTGCTACTCTTCGGTATGTGCCCTCATCTCGTCAA TTACAAAGCCAGCTCGGTCAAGCACGTACACGAAGAAAG GAAAAAGGGTATCAATTCACTACAAAACCGGTGCAATTGCTGGTTATATTAGCCAAGACAATGTGCAAGTTGGTGGTCTAGTTGTGAAAAATCAG AATTTTATTGAAGCTTCGTTGGAACCAAGTATTACTTTCATGCTTGGAAAATTTGATGGCATTGTTGGTCTTGGGTTTAAAGAAATGTCATTCGGGGGTGCCGAACCTGTTTG GTATAACATGGTTAGCCAAGGTCTGGTTGGTAGCCCCGTTTTCTCATTCTGGTTCAATCGACATGCTGGTCAAGTGAACGGAGGAGAAATAGTTTTTGGAGGAGTTGATCCTAATCATTACAAGGGAAGACATACGTATGTCCCTGTTACTAAGAAGGAATACTGGGAG TTTGACATGGGCGACGTCTTGATTGGAGGAAACTCCACAG GATTATGTAAATCTGgttgtgcagcaatagtagactcGGGAACTTCATTTCTTACTGGCCCCACG GCGATAATTACTGAAATAAATTGGAGAATTGGTATACCTAGGAGAATGAGCAAAGCGTGCAAGAACGTTGTTTCAAAGTTTGGGCGGCAGATCCTGGATTTGCTGCTAAAGCGG ATATTGCCAAGAAGGATATGTGACATACTTCGTTTATGTTTCTTTGTTGGACCTCATGGTGTAAG TGACGACAACGCTGCTATTCAAAGTTTAGAAGATGAAGTTAGGACATCAAATGGTTTTATTGTGTGCAAAGCTTGTGAATGGATTGTTCAATGGGTGGTGAAGCAAGTTGCAGATAATCAGACTGAGGATTCTATATTGCATACCATTAACGAG ATGTGTGACCATATTCCTATCCCTGCGGGAGAATCATTCGTGGATTGTGGAGAACTTAAATTGATGCCTGACGTTgccttctccatcgggaccaaacAGTTTGTGCTCAAACCCGAACAA TACATAGTGAAGATTGGTGAGGGTGATGATACCCGGTGCATGAGTGGATTCTCAGCTATGGATGCTCCTCCTTCCGGTGGCCCTCTCTG GATCTTGGGTGATATATTCATGGAAGCCTACCACACGGTCTTTGACTATGGAAATATGAAGATTGGGTTCGCCGAGACAGCATAG